A window from Solanum stenotomum isolate F172 chromosome 5, ASM1918654v1, whole genome shotgun sequence encodes these proteins:
- the LOC125865394 gene encoding probable glycosyltransferase At5g03795 codes for MNSNSLKVLWFILPLFLVAAFVVIINPQGSKFWLSISHHHYLETLNNGSSTKAINEKDEVPIINVNKNTETPKRLSKIEKLEAGLARSRAAILLLRQNKSNHIEEEEEDEYIPHGPMYLNATSFHRSYLEMEKKFKVYVYKEGDPPLYHFGPCKHTYAIEGYFIQAMEVSKFRTENPNKAHVYFLPLSVTMLIEFIYVAESHEWGLMKNTTMDYVNVISQKYPYWNRSLGADHFMLACHDWGPEISFAIPHLYKNSIRALCNANTSEKFNPTKDVSIPEIHLPLGTTKGLLGGPPPSDRPVLVFFAGGVHGPIRPILLQHWENSKDEDVQIHKYLPKGVSYYDMIRKSKYCLCPSGYEVASPRMVEGLYMGCVPVLIKDNYVTPFSDVLDWDTFVVTIHVKDIPNLKKILMDIPQDKYLVMQKRGIQMRRHFEVNSPPKRYDVFHMILHSIWIRRLNFRVHDVDES; via the exons atgaattcaaattctttaaaggttttatggtttattttGCCATTATTTTTGGTTGCTGCTTTTGTTGTTATCATTAATCCACAAGGTTCCAAATTTTGGCTATCAATTTCTCATCATCATTATTTAGAGACTCTCAATAATGGTTCTTCAACAAag GCAATTAATGAAAAGGATGAGGTCCCTATTATTAATGTAAATAAGAACACAGAAACACCAAAAAGATTAAGCAAAATAGAGAAATTGGAAGCAGGACTTGCAAGATCTAGAGCtgcaatattattattaagacAAAACAAAAGCAATcatatagaagaagaagaagaagatgaatatATTCCTCATGGTCCTATGTACTTGAATGCTACTTCCTTCCACAG GAGCTATTtggaaatggagaaaaaattCAAGGTATATGTGTACAAAGAAGGTGATCCCCCATTATATCATTTTGGTCCATGCAAACATACATATGCTATTGAAGGTTATTTTATTCAAGCAATGGAAGTTAGCAAATTCAGAACAGAAAATCCAAACAAAGCTCATGTATACTTCTTGCCATTAAGTGTTACAATGTTAATTGAATTCATATATGTGGCTGAATCACATGAATGGGGTCTCATGAAGAACACAACAATGGATTATGTTAAtgtcatttctcaaaagtatcCTTATTGGAATAGAAGTCTTGGTGCTGATCATTTCATGCTTGCTTGTCATGATTGG GGCCCTGAAATTTCCTTTGCTATACCACACTTGTACAAAAACTCAATTAGAGCTTTATGCAATGCCAATACCTCAGAAAAATTCAATCCAACAAAGGATGTTTCAATTCCAGAAATCCATCTCCCTTTAGGTACAACCAAAGGCCTACTAGGCGGTCCACCGCCCTCCGATCGCCCCGTTCTCGTGTTCTTTGCCGGAGGTGTTCATGGTCCAATTAGGCCAATTTTGTTACAACATTGGGAAAATAGTAAAGATGAAGATGTTCAAATTCACAAGTACTTACCAAAAGGTGTTTCATATTATGACATGATAAGAAAGAGTAAATATTGTTTATGTCCAAGTGGATATGAAGTTGCAAGTCCGAGAATGGTTGAGGGACTTTACATGGGATGTGTACCTGTCCTAATTAAGGATAATTATGTGACACCTTTTAGTGATGTACTTGATTGGGACACATTTGTTGTTACAATTCATGTTAAGGATATTCCTAATCTTAAGAAAATTCTTATGGATATTCCTCAAGATAAGTATTTGGTGATGCAAAAGAGGGGAATTCAAATGAGGAGGCATTTTGAGGTTAATTCACCTCCAAAAAGATATGATGTGTTTCATATGATTCTTCATTCGATTTGGATTCGAAGACTTAATTTTCGGGTTCATGatgttgatgaatcttga